Within the Stenotrophomonas maltophilia genome, the region ATGGGGTAAGTGTGCATATTCGTGCATGAACATGCAACAGCATGCATTCGGGTCGACGCACGGGAGCCCCTTCTCCCGGACGGCCCTGGAAAAGTGCGAGGTACGAGGCTTGGCCGGGCGAGCGCCGGCTCTGCAGGTTCATCACGCCGCGTAGGCGACCCAGCCCTTGAAGGTGAATCCGGCGTAGAACAGCTCGATGTCCTTGAAGCCTGCCTCCTGCAGCACCTCCACCTCCTGTTCAGGTGACAGCAGCGGCAGGCGCTCGGCGATGGCGGTGATCGCGCGCTGTGCATCCGCACGGGCAATGCCGGAGGCCTCGCCGAAGGCCGCGTAGCGCCTCAACCAGCGCAGCTTCGCCTCCGGCTCCTGCGGGACGCTGTGGTGGGCCACCACCAATGGCGCGCCCGGACGCAGCCGCCTGCGCAGTTCGCGCAGGGTATGCCGGCGCTGGTCGATATCGAGGAAGTGCAGGGTCAGCAGGCAGCTGGCGCCATCGAAGATCGTGGCCGGGGCATCCTCGATGTAGCCCTCCAGCAGCTCCACGTGGTTCATCCGTGTGTCGAGCGTTTCGCGGGCCAGCGCCAGCATCGGGCCGGCCGGATCGACTCCGAGCATGCGCCAGTGCGGGTGGGCGTCAGCGAAGGCCTTCAGCTCGAGGCCGCCACCGGCGCCGAGCACCAGCACGTGGCCGTGCTCGGGCACGTGCTCGGCCAGCAGCAGGTGGGCCATCTGTTGCAGACCGAGGAATCCAGGTACCTGCCGCAGCGGTCCCTCGTGATAGCGGGCCGCAGCCTGGGGATCGGAGAACGAAGGCATCCGGAGGCGACCTGCAGCAGGAGGGGAATTGTCACTGTAGCGCAGGCGTCAAGAGGTGCCGCCCAGTCCGCGATGCGGCTGCGGCGTGGTGCGCGCGCAGGGCTTCGCCGCCTGTCATCGTGGTGTCGTCGATGCCTCACGCCGGCTATGCAGGCCAGCGTCCACGCTTGATCGTCCCCGCCCCCACGGAGACCGACCATGTGGCTGCTTGATCATCTCTGGACTGCACGCCGGCCCGCGCCTCCGCCGCGCCCCGTTCAAGCAGAGTCCGCGCCACGCCGGCCCTGGCGCAAACGCCCCGCGCGGGCCGGCCGCAGCGGCATGGCGCCCTGGCAGAAGGTCACCGCGCCGACACGCCGTACCCGGCACTAGGCCGGGCGGTCGGCCGGATGGTTCACGCCATCGCTGACCGGGATCACGCCCAGCGCGAAGGGATCGATGCCCTCCAGGCAGGCGACGTTGTAGCCGTACTGGTCGGGGTTCGAACGCCGACGGTGGTGGGTGTAGATGCCGCACACATCGCAGAAGTAGTGCTCGGCCACATGCGTGTTGAACTGGTACAGCCGCAGATGGTCCCGCCCTCGCACCACCTGCAGCCCTGCGAGGGCGACGCTGGCGGCGATGGCGCCGCGGCGGCGGCACATCGAACAGTCGCAGCGGCGCGGGTCGACGATGCCGTCCGGCAGGTCCAGCAGCAGTTCGACCGTACCGCAATGACAGCGGGCGCTGTGCTGGGGTTGGACCGCAACACCGGCCACGGAGGTAATGCCCATCGATGCTCCTGGAAGAGGGAACGGTATGTGGAAAACGGCGTTGCAGACGGTGCACCCAGCAGCCTGAACGGGCCGTAGATGCCAGGGCGAACCCGCTTGTGGCTAACTATGCGCCCCCGGGACCACGACAGGACGCCAGTGAAAGCCGCAGGACGTTGGATGACAGGAAGTGTGATGGCACTGCTGGCACTGTGGGTGGCTGGCCTGCTGCTCTATCAGCTGCCGGGGCCGGGCTGGCTGGCGTCGGCCGTGGCGGTACTGTGGGTGCTGTCCGCCCTGTGGGCGTCCTGGCGGGTTGCCCGTGGCCATGGCACGCGACGGCTCGGCATGGCCTTCGGCGTGGCGCTGGCCCTGGCGCTGGGGTGGTGGATGCTGCTGACCCCGCGCCAGGATCGCGTCTGGGCCGATGACGTAGCGCAACGCCTGCACGTGGTCTCCTTCGATGGGCGGCATGTGGTGCTGGACAACGTGCGCGATTTCACCTGGCGCAGCGAAACCGACTATGACGCGCGCTGGGTGCGCCGCACGTACGACCTGGACCAGCTGCGTTCGGCCGACCTGGTGCTTTCGTACTGGATGGGGCCGGCGATCGCCCACACGCTGATCTCGTTCGGCTTCGACGATGGCCGCCATGTCGTGTTCTCGCTGGAGATCCGCAAGGAACGCGGGGAATCGTTCTCGGCACTGGGGGGATTCTTCCGCAAGTTCGAGATGACCCTGGTGGCCTCCGAAGAGACCGACATCATCCGCACGCGTACCAACGCGCGTGGCGAGGATGTCTATCTGTACCGCCTGCATGGCATGGACCGCGCACAGTTGAAGGAACTGTTCGCTGCCTACATCGCGCAGGCACGCGAGCTGGATGCAAAGCCCGGCTTCTACAACACGCTGACCAGCAACTGCACCACCATCGTCTTCGATCTGGCCAGGCATATCGCGCCGCGGTTGCCGCTGGACTACCGCCTGCTGCTGTCCGGCTATCTGGCCGAGTACGCGCAGGAGGTCGGGGCATTGACGCCGGGGGTGCCGTACGCAGTGCTGCATGCCAAGGGCCGGATCACCCAGCGCGCGCTGGACCTGGGTGACGGCGGCAACTTTTCCACCGTGATCCGCCAGGGCGTGCCCGGCACCGAGCAGGACCCGCAGTGATGCTCATGTCCATACTTTCCCGCTGGCAGCGCGTGCTGCCGGCGTCGCTGGCGATCTTCATGCTGCTGGCCGGCAGCGGCTGCGCGATGGTCACCGTCAAGCAGGTGAAATCCAGTGACTCGCTGGTCAACAAGCGTGCCGATGTGCTCAACACCGGCAGGCTCAGCCCGGCGGCCCGGGAAACGCTGAGTGCAGCCGGGCTGGATGAGTCGCAGTGCGAGAAGGACTTCGTGGTCTGTCGCAGCACGCTGTTGATGACCGACGATCTCAACGTCGAACAGCGGCTGTCCGCGTTGTCGGAGCTGTGGGTGAAGGCAGCGTTGGCGCTGACCCCGAAGAAGACGGCGGCGGGCGATCCACCGATGAGCGATGCCGCACTGGATGCATGGCTGGAAGCGGCGCGCTATGCCTACGCCTACCTGTTCTACAGCGGCCGTTCGCCGTCCGATCGGGCGTTCGAGGACCGGCAGACGCAGGTGCGCGACTACTACAACTATGCAGCCGAGAAGGCCGCGGTGGTTCTGTTCGTGCGGGCGCGCGCCGCCGCGCTCGCCGGCGAGGACTATACGAAGCCGATCACGGTCGGCAGCTGGTCGCTGGCCTCCAACTACCAGCAGCTGGCCCTGAAGAGCATTCCGGCGCAGCTGGTACCCGCTGGCACGGTCAGCTTCGTCGGCCTGCGCAGTACCTATCGACGCGACGGTTTCGGTGCGGAGCTGGTGATGGTGATGGACCCGCCGAAGCTGGTTGCTCCGGCGGTCTCCGCAGATGGCCCGAAGGCGGACGACGGGCAGGACGACGACAGCGATGCGCGTCGTGGTCGCCGCCATCGCCATGATGATGCGGTGCCGGAGTTCAGCGAGATGTCCTCGATCAACGTCACCGCGCTGCTGCGCTTCGAGGGCAGCACGCTGGAGGACGTGATGCGTACCCGCCGGGTCGAGCTGGACGCTTATTCGCCCGAAGCGACCGAGCGCATCACCCTGCACGGCGAGCAGGTGCCGCTGGCCGGCAACTTCACTGCCGCCTACGGCCTGTGGCTGGCGCAGAGTGGCTTCGCCCGGCAATCGCTGCGCACGCTGTTCGGCATGAGCGAGGGTATCGGTGAGCCGCACATCTACCTGATGCAGCCGTGGGATCCGAACCGCCGCATCATCTTCATGCTGCATGGCCTGGCCAGCAGCCCGGAAGCGTGGGTGAACCTGGCCAACGAGATCATGGGCGATCCCGAGCTGCGCCAGCAGTTCCAGGTGTGGCAGGTGTATTACCCGACCAACGCGCCGATCGCGCTGAACCGCTATGAGATCGCTACTGCATTCAACGACACGCTGAAGCATTTCGACCCGGATGGCAGCACGCGCGCCTCGAAGGACATGGTCTACATCGGTCACAGCATGGGCGGCGTGTTGGCCCGCCTGCTGGTGAGCGACTCGGGCGACGTGCTGTGGAACGACCTGCTGGCCAACTATGACCTGAAGGGTGAACGACTGAAGCGGGTGCAGAACAAGCTGGGCCCGCTGCTGCACTTCAAGGCGCAGCCGAATGTGGAACGGGCGATCTTCATCGCCGCCCCGCATCAGGGCACCGACATCGCCGGCAACAGGGTCGGCCGCCTGATCGGCCGTCTGGTGCGCCTGCCGCTGACCATCCTGGGCAAATTCGAGGATGTGTTCCTGGCGCTGGCGCAGGCCGAGCAGCAGGTTGACGGCACCGCCAAGCCGAAGATTCCCAACAGCATCGACAACCTCAAGGCCAGCGATCCGTTCGTGAAGGCGGCCGCACAGCTGCCGATCGAAGCGGGCCTGAAGTACCACTCGATCATCGCCCAGCGCAAACCGGAACTGCCGTTGGAGAAATCCGACGATGGGCTGGTGCCGTATTGGAGCGCGCACCTGCCGGGGGCGCTGTCGGAGAAGGTCATCATCTCCGGACACAGCGTGCAGGAATCGCCGCAGGCCGTGCTGGAGGTGCGCCGCATCCTGCACCGGGACATCGATGACGTGGACGCGGCGGCCACGCCATGACTGCACTGATCGCCGGGCCACGCCCGGCCGAATCAACCGGTGGCGTTACACCCGGCGTGCAATCAGCGTGGACAGCAGAGCCAGGCCCAGGGTGATCGCCAGGCACAGCACGTAGCCGATGTGCGGCCTGTCGTCCACGAACAGGGCAAACAGCGCGCCGGAGACGGCCAGTGCGGTGGTGACCGCCAGCGCCTCGCTCAACTGCAGCGCCGAGGTGTTGGCTCCCTGTTCGTGCGGTGCCGAAAGGGACAGGGTCAGTACCGAAAGACTGGCGTAGATCATGCCCATGCCGAAGCCGGTCAGCGTCCAGCCGATCAGAGCCACCGGCAGCGGTACCGTGCGGAACAGCACCGCCAGCGTGGCCGCGATACCGATCGCCATCAGCGGCGTTCCCGCGCGCAGCAGCTGCTGGCGTGACCAGCCATTGCGCTGGTGGCCCTGCAGCCACGACCCGGCGAACCAGCCCAATGCCCCCAGGCTCAACACCGCGCCGGCCCCGCTGGGTGACAGCCCGCGCTCGCGCTGCAGCAGCAGTGGCAGGTAGGCCTCGCAGGCGAAGAATGCCGCAGCGGCGATGCCGCGCAGGGCGATCACACTGGGCAGGCCGCGATGCACGCGCAAGGTGCCGGCGGGCAGCAGCCGCTGCACGCAGAACAGCAGCGCAAGCATCGCCACAGCGATGCACAGCACTGCCGCCATCCCTTGCTGCTGCCCGCCGAGATACAACAGCAGCGCTGCCAGCGACGCGCCGCTGGCCCAGCGCACCACCCGGCTGCGATTGCCGCTGTCGCCCGCAGGCGAGGGCTGCAGGCGTGACAGTGCAGGTCGCAGCAGCAATGCAGCGGGTAGCGCCAGCAGCGGCACGGCCAGGAACACCCACCGCCAGCCCAGGTGCTGCACGATGAGCCCGCTCGCAGCCGGGCCGATCATCGACGGCACCACCCAGCCAGCGGAGAATGCTGCGAACACCTTCGGCCGCAGCGGTTCGGGGTAGGTA harbors:
- a CDS encoding class I SAM-dependent methyltransferase, producing the protein MPSFSDPQAAARYHEGPLRQVPGFLGLQQMAHLLLAEHVPEHGHVLVLGAGGGLELKAFADAHPHWRMLGVDPAGPMLALARETLDTRMNHVELLEGYIEDAPATIFDGASCLLTLHFLDIDQRRHTLRELRRRLRPGAPLVVAHHSVPQEPEAKLRWLRRYAAFGEASGIARADAQRAITAIAERLPLLSPEQEVEVLQEAGFKDIELFYAGFTFKGWVAYAA
- a CDS encoding GFA family protein produces the protein MGITSVAGVAVQPQHSARCHCGTVELLLDLPDGIVDPRRCDCSMCRRRGAIAASVALAGLQVVRGRDHLRLYQFNTHVAEHYFCDVCGIYTHHRRRSNPDQYGYNVACLEGIDPFALGVIPVSDGVNHPADRPA
- a CDS encoding DUF4105 domain-containing protein, with the translated sequence MALLALWVAGLLLYQLPGPGWLASAVAVLWVLSALWASWRVARGHGTRRLGMAFGVALALALGWWMLLTPRQDRVWADDVAQRLHVVSFDGRHVVLDNVRDFTWRSETDYDARWVRRTYDLDQLRSADLVLSYWMGPAIAHTLISFGFDDGRHVVFSLEIRKERGESFSALGGFFRKFEMTLVASEETDIIRTRTNARGEDVYLYRLHGMDRAQLKELFAAYIAQARELDAKPGFYNTLTSNCTTIVFDLARHIAPRLPLDYRLLLSGYLAEYAQEVGALTPGVPYAVLHAKGRITQRALDLGDGGNFSTVIRQGVPGTEQDPQ
- a CDS encoding esterase/lipase family protein gives rise to the protein MLMSILSRWQRVLPASLAIFMLLAGSGCAMVTVKQVKSSDSLVNKRADVLNTGRLSPAARETLSAAGLDESQCEKDFVVCRSTLLMTDDLNVEQRLSALSELWVKAALALTPKKTAAGDPPMSDAALDAWLEAARYAYAYLFYSGRSPSDRAFEDRQTQVRDYYNYAAEKAAVVLFVRARAAALAGEDYTKPITVGSWSLASNYQQLALKSIPAQLVPAGTVSFVGLRSTYRRDGFGAELVMVMDPPKLVAPAVSADGPKADDGQDDDSDARRGRRHRHDDAVPEFSEMSSINVTALLRFEGSTLEDVMRTRRVELDAYSPEATERITLHGEQVPLAGNFTAAYGLWLAQSGFARQSLRTLFGMSEGIGEPHIYLMQPWDPNRRIIFMLHGLASSPEAWVNLANEIMGDPELRQQFQVWQVYYPTNAPIALNRYEIATAFNDTLKHFDPDGSTRASKDMVYIGHSMGGVLARLLVSDSGDVLWNDLLANYDLKGERLKRVQNKLGPLLHFKAQPNVERAIFIAAPHQGTDIAGNRVGRLIGRLVRLPLTILGKFEDVFLALAQAEQQVDGTAKPKIPNSIDNLKASDPFVKAAAQLPIEAGLKYHSIIAQRKPELPLEKSDDGLVPYWSAHLPGALSEKVIISGHSVQESPQAVLEVRRILHRDIDDVDAAATP
- a CDS encoding MFS transporter, yielding MTPTPPAADAAPPAETSILSARYRATTLGMVALVSLHAFEALAVAAAMPTVAAALDGLRLYALAFGGTLATSVIGMTLAGLWADRHGPARPLWWGLACFVLGLLLAGLATHMGILVAGRLLQGLGAGAISVSLYVMVGRTYPEPLRPKVFAAFSAGWVVPSMIGPAASGLIVQHLGWRWVFLAVPLLALPAALLLRPALSRLQPSPAGDSGNRSRVVRWASGASLAALLLYLGGQQQGMAAVLCIAVAMLALLFCVQRLLPAGTLRVHRGLPSVIALRGIAAAAFFACEAYLPLLLQRERGLSPSGAGAVLSLGALGWFAGSWLQGHQRNGWSRQQLLRAGTPLMAIGIAATLAVLFRTVPLPVALIGWTLTGFGMGMIYASLSVLTLSLSAPHEQGANTSALQLSEALAVTTALAVSGALFALFVDDRPHIGYVLCLAITLGLALLSTLIARRV